In Actinomadura luteofluorescens, the sequence CGACACCGGGCAGTTCACGCGTTCGCGCGCGTGGCCGGGACCGCTTCGAGACCGGCCCTTGCCCAAGGGGGTCACCCCCCTTGGGCCGGCCTCGGCATCCCTTTGAGGGCCGCTAGCGGTTCTTGAAATCCGGTCGGCGTTTCTCCATGGTCGCCGCCATTCCCTCGGCGAGGTCCTCGCTGAAGAAGGCCAGGGTCTGCACGGCCGTCTCCGCCATGAGCTGCCGGCGCAGGCCGGGGACGTCCAGGGACGCGTTCAGCAGCTCCTTCGTGCGGCTCAGGCCGTAGGGGGACCTGCCGAGCAGCTCGCCGGCGAGGGCCTGGGCGGCGTCCAGGTCCCCGCCCTCGGGGGCGATCTCGGTGACGAGGCCGAGGGCGTCGGCGCGCGCCGCGTCCAGGCGCTGCGCCCGGTAGCAGATCTCCGCGGCCTTCGCCGGCCCGACCAGGCGCGGCAGCAGCCACGACAGGCCGCAGTCGCCGGCCGACAGCCCGAGGTCGACGAACGGCACGACGAAGCGGGTCGTCGGGTCGGCCACCCGCAGGTCGCAGGCCAGCGCCCAGGACACGCCCATGCCCGCGACGGGGCCGTGCAGCGCCGCGATCACCGGCTGCGGGATCTCCCGCAGCCGCGCGGTGACCTCGCCGCCCCGGGCGATGCCCCGGTAGAGCCGCTGGACGCGGCCCTCACCGCTCGCGCCGCCCGGGTCGCCGCCCTGCAGGTCCATGCCCGAGCAGAACCCGCGGCCCGCGCCGGTCAGCACGACCACCCGGATGGACGGGTCGCGCATCAGCCCGTTGAGGACGTCCAGCATCTCCTCGGTCAGCGCGCCGTCGACCGCGTTCAACCGCTCCGGGCGGGACAGGGTGATCGTGAGCACCCCGTCCCGCCGGTCGAGCTCGATCCCGGTCAACGGCTCAGGACGTGAGCTGCTGGATCAGCGGGCCCATCTGCTCGCCCACGTTGCCGAACACGGTCAGCGGCTCGGCCGCGCCGATGGCCGCCCAGTTGTCCCGGACGTCCTCGACCGACAGCGTCTCCTTCTGCCCGTAGCCGGGGCCCTCCGCCACGAAGATCTTCGCGATCCGGCCGCCGCCGACCGTGTAGACCTGGCCGGAGTCCTCGATGGAGTCGTGCACGAGGTAGGCGACGAGCGGGGTCACCTGGTCGACGCCGAGCTTGTCGGCGAAGTCGGCGGGCAGCAGGTCCTCGGTCATCCGGGTCCAGGCGACCGGGGCGATCGCGTTGGCCTTGATGTTGTACTTGGCGCCCTCCTGGGCGAGGGTCTTGGTGAACCCGACCAGCCCCATCTTGGCCGTGGAGTAGTTGGCCTGGCCGAAGTTGCCGAACAGGCCCGCGGGCGAGGAGGTGTTCACGATCCGGCCGTAGCCCTGCTCGCGCAGGTGCGGCCAGGCGGCGCTGGAGACCAGGAACGAGCCGCGCAGGTGGACGGCGATGACCGAGTCGAACTCCTCGACCGACATGTTCTTGAACGACTTGTCGCGCAGGATGCCCGCGTTGTTGACGACGATGTCGACCTTGCCGAACGCGTCCAGCGCGGCCCGCACGATCGCCTGCGCGCCCTCGGGGGTGGCGACGTTGTCGGGGTTCGCGACGGCCTCGCCGCCGTTCTTCTTGATCTCGTCCACGACCTCCTGGGCGGGGCCGGCGGAGGCGCCCGACCCGGTCCGGTCACCGCCGAGGTCGTTGACGACGACCTTGGCGCCGCGCGCGGCGAGCTCCAGCGCGTGCTGCCGGCCGAGGCCGTGGCCAGCCCCGGTCACGACCGCCACGCGGCCGTCGTAGCGCAGTTCCGACATCTCGTGTCTCCTCACATCGCACCGACTACGCCCCCAGGTAATCATCAAGGGGTTACCCAGTGGTACCACTAAACCGAATCCCGCTCGGCCGCGACCCCCCGGGTCCCTTCCCGGCTGGACGCCGGGGCCGTCCTGCGTACGATGGGACGAGGGAGGAAGTTGCGCCAATTGCTGCAATTCCCCCCGTGCCCACCGCGTAGTCTCCTCACCCGTCGATGCCACGAGGAGCAACGGAGGTCCCGTGCGATGAGCCTCGCCACCCCGTCCGCGTCCCGCCGCCGCTACCGCGTGGTGCAGTGGGCGACGGGCGCGCTCGGGCGCAGCGCGATCCGGGGCGTCCTGGAGCGCGACGACATGGAGCTCGCCGGCGCGTGGGTGCACGACCCGGCCAAGGCGGGCGCCGACGCCGGGACGCTCGCGGGACGCGGCCCGGCCGGCGTCGCCGCGACCGGCGACCTCGGCGAGATCCTCGACCTGGAGGCCGACTGCGTCCTGTACGCCGCGAGCCCCCGTCCCGACCGGTTCGCCGAGCTGGAGACGATCTGCGCGCTGCTGGCGTCCGGCAAGAACCTGATCTCCCTCACCGGGCTGGTCTACCCGCGGGCCCACGGCCCGCTCTTCGTCAACGAGCTGGAGCAGGCCTGCAAGCGGGGCGGCGCGTCGGTGCACGGAAGCGGCGTCAGCCACGGCTTCATGGCCGACGTGATGCCGCTCGTGCTGTCGCGGCTGTCGCGCCGGATCACCCACGTCTACGCCCGCGAGTGCACCGACTTCGCCCGGCACCCGTCCCGGCGGCTCGTCCACGACCTGCTCGGGTTCGGCAAGGACGAGGAGACGTACCTGCGCGCGCTGCGCCGGAGCCGCGCCACGATGCGGGCGCTGTTCTCCGAGAGCCTGCACCTGGTCGCCGCCGGGCTCGGCGTCGACCTCGACGAGATCGACGTGGACGCCGACCACCGGCTGGCCGGCGCCGACCTCACCACCGCCGCCGGCCCGATCCCGCGCGGCACGGTCGCCGCGGACCGCTGGACCTTCAACGGCATCGCCGCCGGCCGCCCGGTGATCACCGTCGAGATCGTGCACAAGGCCGACGCCGCGCGGATGCCCGACGAGTGGGGGCGGCCCGGGTACTCGCTGCGCGTGGACGGCAGGCCGCCGCTCACGCTGTCGGCCGGCGAGGAGTGGGTCTGCGACGCGATCTCCGCGGCGTCCGCGCACGCGCTGAACTCCGTCCCGGCGGTGTGCGGCGCCGCCCCCGGCATCCGCACCTACCTGGACCTGCCGATGATCAGCGGCCGGATGCACCTCTAGGCGCCCCGGGCGTCAGGACGAGGGCAGCGTCGGTGCCGACTCGCCCTCCTCCTCGTCCTCGGAGACGTCCTCGGCGGCCTGGGCCTCGGCCTCCTCGCGGGCCTCGCGGCGATGCCTGCGGACGCTCCACACCACCAGCGCCACGACGGCCGCGGCCGCCAGGCCGATCGCCAGGCCGCGGCCCGCGAGCTTGGCCGCGTGCTCGAACGCCGTGCCCGCGAAGAAGCCGCCGAGCGTGAACGTCACCACCCAGGTGACGCCGCCGATGACGTTGAAGAGCAGGAACTTCGGATACGGCAGCCGCGAACTGCCCGCCAGCGCCGGCATGAGCGCCCGCAGCAGCGCCGTGAACCGCCCGATGAACACCGCGAACGCGCCGCGGCGGCGGATCATGTCCTGCGCCGCCGCGACCTTCGCCCGGTGTCTTCGCATCATCTGGACGTCCAGCAGCCGCGGCCCGTACTTGCGGCCTATCTCGTAGCCGACCGAGTCGCCGGCCACCGCCGCGACCACCGCGATCACCAGCAGCAGCGGCAGCGACAGCACGTGCTGGCTGGCGAGGACGCCGCCGACCACGATCGCGGTCTCGCCCGGGAACACGAAGCCGACGAAAAGCGCGGCCTCCGCGAACACCAGCGCCGCGATGATCAGGTAGATCATCGCCGGTGGCAGGCCGTCCACCAGGGCGTTGAACTGTTCGAGCATGGACCCCCGCCACCTCGTCGATCCGCCGGCCGGCCGTCGCGGCCGTTTCACACTGGATACCGACGGTTATGGTAGCCGCGAGGTTCCCGGATCCGGATCGCTCTCAGGTGCCGGCCTCGGGGCCGTCCTCACCTACTTCAGAGGGAGACGGGCATGAGCGTGCAGGAGGTCGAGGGAGGCCGCTTCGTCCGCCAGGCGAACCGGTTCACCGAGCGGATCACGGCGGACGGGTCGAGCGGCCTGCCCGCCGAGCCCGGCCGGTACCGGCTGTTCGTCTCCTACGCGTGCCCGTGGGCGCACCGCACCCTGATCGTGCGGCGGCTCCTCGGCCTGGAGGACGCGATCGGCGTCGGGGTCGTCGACCCCATCCGGGACGAGCGGGGCTGGCGGTTCCCCGACCGCGACCCGGTGACCGGCGCCGTCTTCCTCTCCGAGCTGTACCTGTCCACCGACCCGTCGTTCCAGGGCCGCTACACCGTGCCGTGCGTCTGGGACACCGAGACCGAGCGCCTGGTCACCAACGACTTCCCGAACATCACCACGATGTTCGAGACGGAGTTCACCGCCCACCACCGCCCCGGCGCCCCCGACCTGTACCCCGAGGCGCTGCGGCCCGAGATCGACGAGCTGAACGACCTCGTCTACCACACCGTCAACAACGGGGTGTACAAGGCCGGGTTCGCCACCTCGCAGGGCGCCTACGAGGAGGCCTTCGACGCCCTCTTCGACACCCTCGGCCGGCTGGAGGAGCGCCTGTCCACCCGCCGCTACCTGTTCGGCGACGAGATCACCGAGGCCGACGTGCGGCTCTACCCGACGCTCGCCCGCTTCGACGCCGTCTACCACGGCCACTTCAAGTGCAACCTGCGGCGCCTCGCCGACTACGAGAACCTCTGGGGCTACGCCCGCGACCTGTACTCGAACCCCGCGTTCGGCGAGACCACGAACCTCGACCACATCAAGCGGCACTACTACGTGACCCAGCGGAACATCAACCCGTCCGGCGTCGTCCCCAAGGGCCCGCTCGTGGACTGGACGGCACCACACGACCGGGGACGTTGACCGCGTCTCCCTCGTTATGCTGGCGCACCTCCAGTAATCCGCACGAGAGGCACGACCCCACCATGCGCAGCCAGTTCTTCGGCAACCTCGAACAGGGACAGCAGCTCCCCGGCCACTTCGCCCTCCAGAACTCCAAGATGCTCCGGATCCACCTGAACGGCGACGTCCTCGCCCGCCAGGGCTCCATGGTCGCCTTCCAGGGCCAGATGGAGTTCGACTACGAGGGCGCGGGCGGCATCGGCAAGTTCATGAAGAAGGCCCTGACCGGTGAGGGCGTCCCCCTCATGCGCGTCAAGGGCCAGGGCCTGCTGTTCGCCGCGAACGACGCCGACGACATCCACCTGTTCTACCTGGAGAACGAGGGCATCACCGTCAACGGCAAGAACATCCTCGCCTACGACTCGCACCTCCAGTCCGACATCCAGCGCGTCCAGGGCGCCGGAATCGCCGCGGGCGGCCTGTTCAACACCACCCTCCACGGCACCGGCTGGGTGGCGCTCACCACACATGGCACCCCGGTGATGCTCGACTGCGGCCGCGCCCCCACGTTCGCCGACGGCCAGTCCGCCGTCGCGTGGAGCACGAGCCTCCAGGTCGGCGTCAACCGCACCTTCAAGGCCAGCGCCCTCATCGGCCGCGGCAGCGGCGAAGCGATGCAGCTCGCCTACCAGGGCCAAGGCTTCGTCCTCATCCAGGCCTCCGAGGGCCCAACGGTTGCCCCGCACACCCACTAGCGTTTTTCTCCTCCTTCGGGCCTGGCGGCCCTCCATCGTCGATAAACGCGGGCGATCGCTGGCATCGCTCCGGCTCGCCTTGCGGCTCGCTGCGCGATCAGGTTCTCGCTTCGCTTGAACCTGCCTTCGGACGCGATCGCAACCATCGAGGTCGTCGCCGGTTGCTGTGATGGCTGAGGTAGTTGCGGTAGTGGGTTCTGGTGGCGGGCACGGCTCGCTGCCTTTGGACGTGATCGCAAACGGCCAGGTCATCGCGTGGTTTCGGCGATGGCCGAGGAGGGGTGAGGACGTTGGTAGATCTTGCCAGAGGCACGGCCCTGCCTTTGGCCGGTTCAGCCAACGGCGGGGGCGGTGTGGGCGGGGATGCGACACGCTGGCGTGGTGCGGGGGCAAGTGCGAGTAGCCTTGTTGCGTCTCAGAACTTACCTGCGAGCTGCGGAAGAGGGCGATCTCCGCCGTGTCGACAGAGTCGTCGCATACTAGTGCCGACCCGATGCTGACCGATTTCGGCGCCAACGAGTGGCTGGTCGACGAGCTGTACCAGAAGTACCTCGACGACCCCAACTCCGTTGACGAAGCCTGGTGGAACTTCTTCGCGGACTACCAGCCGGGCAGCCGGCCCGTGTCCGCCACCCCCCAGGCCGACGGCGCGGCCCCGAAGGCCGCCAACGGCACGGCGGCCGCTCCGCCGACACCGCAGCCGCCGAAGGCTCCGGCCAGGCCGGCCGCCAAGGCGCCCGCCCCGAAGGCGGACAGGCCGGCGCCCCCACCGGTGCCGGCGGGGGCCGAGGAGGTCCGGCTGCGCGGCGTCGCCGCCCGGACGGCCACCAACATGGAGGCCAGCCTCGGCGTGCCGACGGCGACGAGCGTGCGCGCCGTCCCGGCCAAGCTGCTGATCGACAACCGCATCGTCATCAACAACCACCTCAAGCGCGGGCGCGGCGGCAAGGTCTCCTTCACGCACCTGATCGGGTACGCGATCGTCAGGGCGCTGACCGCGATGCCCGAGATGAACGCCGCGTTCACCGAGGTGGACGGCAAGCCGGTGCTGATCAGGCCCGAGCACGTCAACTTCGGGCTGGCCATCGACCTGCAGAAGGGCGACGGCTCGCGCCAGCTCGTGGTGCCGAGCATCAAGGCCGCCGAGACGCTGGACTTCCGCCAGTTCTGGGCCGGCTACGAGGAGATCGTCCGCAAGGCCCGCGGCGGCAAGCTCACCCTGGAGGACTTCCAGGGCACCACGATCAGCCTGACCAACCCGGGCACGATCGGCACCGTCCACTCGGTGCCGCGGCTGATGCCCGGCCAGGGCACGATCATCGGCGTCGGCGCGATGGAGTACCCGGCCGAGTTCGCGGGCGCCTCCAGCGACACCCTGTCGCGCATGGGGATCAGCAAGGTGATGACGCTGACCTCCACCTACGACCACCGGATCATCCAGGGCGCGCAGTCCGGCGACTTCCTGCGCCGCATCCACCAGCTGCTGCTCGGCGAGGACGGCTTCTACGACGAGATCTTCGAGGCCCTGCGCATCCCGTACGAGCCGGTGCGCTGGGTCAAGGACATCTCCGCCACCCACGAGGACGACGTCGCCAAGGTCGCCCGCGTCCACGAGCTGATCCACGCCTACCGGGTCCGCGGCCACCTCATGGCCGACACCGACCCGCTGGAGTACAAGCAGCGCCGCCACCCCGACCTCGACATCCTCAAGCACGGCCTCACCCTGTGGGACCTGGAGCGCGAGTTCGCGACCGGCGGGTTCGGCGGCAAGCCGACGATGAAGCTGCGCGACATCCTCGGCGTGCTGCGGATGGCGTACTGCCGGACGGTCGGCATCGAGTACATGCACATCCAGGACCCCGAGGAGCGCGCCTGGATCCAGGAGCGCGTCGAGGTCCCGCACGACAAGCCCTCCCGCGAGGAGCAGCTGCACGTGCTGCGGCGGCTGAACAGCGCCGAGGCGTTCGAGACGTTCCTGCAGACGAAGTTCGTCGGGCAGAAGCGGTTCTCCCTCGAAGGCGGCGAGTCGGTCATCCCGCTGCTCGACTCGGTGATCTCGGCGGCGGCCAAGGCCAGCCTGGACGAGGTCGTGATCGGCATGGCGCACCGCGGCCGGCTGAACGTCCTCGCCAACATCGTCGGCAAGTCCTACGGGCAGATCTTCGGCGAGTTCGAGGGCAACCTCGACCCGCGCAGCGCGCAGGGCTCGGGCGACGTGAAGTACCACCTCGGGGCGTCCGGCGACTTCGTCGCCGACGACGGCTCCAAGATCCACACCGAGCTGGTCGCGAACCCCTCCCACCTGGAGACGGTCGACCCGGTGCTGGAGGGCGTCGTCCGCGCCAAGCAGGACCTGCTGGACGTCGGCGAGGCCGGCTTCACCGTGCTGCCGATCCTGATCCACGGCGACGCCGCGTTCGCCGGGCAGGGCGTGGTGGCCGAGACGCTGAACCTGTCGCAGCTGCGCGGCTACCGCACCGGCGGCAGCGTGCACGTGATCATCAACAACCAGGTGGGCTTCACCACGGCGCCGGAGTACTCGCGCTCCAGCGTCTACGCCACCGACGTCGCGCGGATGATCCAGGCGCCGATCTTCCACGTGAACGGCGACGACCCGGAGATGTGCGCGCGGGTGGCGCGGCTGGCGTTCGAGTACCGGCAGACGTTCAAGAAGGACGTCGTCATCGACATGGTCTGCTACCGGCGGCGCGGCCACAACGAGGGCGAGAACCCCTCGTTCACGCAGCCGCTGATGTACGACCTGATCGACGCCAAGCGGTCCGTGCGCAAGCTCTACACCGAGGCCCTGATCGGCCGCGGCGACATCACGGTGGAGGAGGCCGAGCAGGCGCTCCGCGACTACCAGGAGCAGCTGGAGCGGGCCTTCACCGAGACCCGCGAGGCCGTGAAGAAGCCCCTCGAACCGGGCTCGGTCGTGAAGCCCGACGTCGAGGAGCGCATCCCGATCGACCACGGCAGCGCCGGTTCGGCGATCCCGCTGGAGACCGTGAAGCGGATCATCGACACCCAGGTCAGCCTGCCGGAGGGCTTCACGCCGCACCCGCGGCTCCAGCCGATCCTGCAGCGCCGCGCCCAGATGATCGAGGACGACGCGATCGACTGGGCGACCGGCGAGCTGCTGGCGATGGGCTCGCTGCTGATCGACGGCCACCCGGTGCGGCTCGTCGGGCAGGACACCCGGCGCGGCACGTTCGGCCAGCGGCACGCGGTGCTCGTCGACCGCAAGACCGGTGAGGAGTACACGCCGCTCAAGCAGTTCGGGCAGGGGGTGTCGAAGTTCTACGCGCACGACTCGCTGCTCAGCGAGTACGCCGCGATGGGCTTCGAGTACGGCTACTCGATGACCCGCCCCGACGCGCTCGTGTGCTGGGAGGCCCAGTTCGGCGACTTCGCCAACGGCGCCCAGTCGATCGTGGACGAGTACATCTCCTCCGGCGAGCAGAAGTGGGGCCAGCACTCGGGCGTCGTGCTGCTGCTGCCGCACGGCTACGAGGGCCAGGGGCCCGACCACTCGTCCGCGCGGATCGAGCGGTACCTGCAGCTGTGCGCGCAGGACAACATGACCGTCGCCTACCCGACCACTTCGGCGAACTACTTCCACCTGCTGCGCTGGCAGGTGCTGTCGAACCGGCACAAGCCGCTGGTCGTGTTCACGCCGAAGGTGCTGCTGCGGCTGAAGGCGGCCGCCTCCCCGGTCGAGGAGATCACCGGTGGCGTGTTCCAGCCGGTGATCCCGGAGAGCGACCCGGCGATCGACCCGGCGGGCGTGCGGCGGGTGCTGCTCACCACCGGCAAGATCTACTACGAGGTCGTGAAGGCCCGGCAGGCGACCGGTGCGAACGACACCGCGGTCGTGCGGGTCGAGCGGCTCTACCCGCCGCCGGTCGACGAGATCAAGGCGGAGCTGGCCAAGTACCCGGATGACGTCGAGGTCGTCTGGGTGCAGGACGAGCCCGCCAACATGGGCGCCTGGCCGTTCATGGCGCTGAAGCTGCCGCGCCACATCGACGGGCTGAAGATGTCGCGGGTGTCGCGCCCGGCGTCCTCGTCCCCCGCGGTGGGGTCGAACAAGCTCCACCAGGCGGAGCAGGAGGCGCTGCTCGCGCGCCTGTTCGGCGAGCAGGAGTAGAGCGGTACCGATCGATCCGAGGGCTCCGGTGCACCGCGCCGGGGCCCTCGGCGTCCATGGGGAGGGACGCGATGTACTTCACCGACCGCGGCATCGAGGAGCTGGCGGACCGGCGCGGCGCGGAGGAGGTCAGCCTGGAGTGGCTGGCGGGCCGGCTGCGCGAGTTCGTCGACCTGAACCCGGAGTTCGAGACCCCCGTCGAGCGCCTCGCCACCTGGCTCGCGCGCCTCGACGAGGAGGACGACTGACCGGGGACCGGAGCGGAGCGCCAGCGGAGCGGAGGGCACCGGTCAGTCCCTCGGGGGGTCCGGGGGTCCGCCCCCGAAGGTGAACGCGATATGTCTTGACTTCGAGGGGACGCGACATATCGTGTTAACTGACGGCAGGCCTCTCGGACGAAGGGCACATCGTGATGTCGCGCTGGACGATCGACGAACCGACCACTCTCGACTTCGACGGCGTGGTCGCGCTGCGGGTCACGCTGATCGCGGGCAGCGTGTCGGTGCTGGCCTCCGACGAGCGCCCCTCCGTCATGGTCGGCGGCGTCGAGGGGCCGCCGCTGGTGGTCACGCACGAGGCGGGGATGCTGACCGTCACCCACGAGAAGCTCTGGGAGGGCGTGCTCGGCTGGCTGCGCAACCAGAAGGTCCGCGCGGCCATCACGGTGACCGTCCCGCGCGACTGCCCGGTCAGCCTCAACCTGGTGTCGGCGGACGCGGTGGTCACCGGCACGACGGCCCGCACGTCGATCAAGAGCGCCTCGGGCGAGGTGACGCTCGACGGGGTGGCGGGCGCGATCGACGCCAACACGGTCTCCGGCGCGATCGAGGCGCAGGGCCTGGACGGGACGGTGTCGTTCACCTCCGTGTCCGGGGACCTGACGCTGGCCGGCGCGACCGTCGAGCGGCTGGCGGCCCGGACGGTCAGCGGCCGCATCGCCGCCGACGTCGACCTGTCCGGGAGCGGCGGCGTCGAGGTGAACACGGTCTCGGGCGAGGTGGCGCTGCGCGTCCCGGCGTCCACGGGCGCGCAGGTGACGTTGAACTCGGCGGCAGGGCGGATCGAGACGTCCTTCCCGTTCGACCGCCAGGAACGCGCCGTCTCGCGCTCGGTCAGCGGGAAGATGGGGGACGGCTCGGGGCGGGTCGCGGTCAACACGGTGTCCGGCACGATCGCCCTCCTCGGCCGCGACGACGACGCCCCCGAGATCACCACACCCCGAATGGAGAAGTGACGACGTGAGCCCCGTCTTCGGCCACGGTCGCCTGCGGCTGTACCTGCTCAAGCTGCTGGAGGAGAGCCCGCGGCACGGCTACGAGGTGATCCGGCTCCTGCAGGACCGGTTCCTCGGGGTGTACTCGCCCTCCCCCGGCACGATCTATCCGCGGCTGGCCCGGCTGGAGGCCGAGGGCCTGGTCACCCACGAGGTGGTCAAGGGCAAGAAGGTCTACTCGCTGACCGACGAGGGGCGCGAGGAACTGGAGCGCCGGATGGACGAGCTGGCCGAGCTGGAGGAGGAGATCTCCGCCTCGGCGCAGGAGTTCGCGCGCGGCGTGCAGGAGGACGTCCGCCAGACCGTCCGGACGCTGCGCGAGGAGCTGACGCAGGCCGCCCGGACGATGCGCGACCAGGGCAAGGCCACGTCCAAGGACGCGTGGAAGGAGAACACCGAGCGCCAGAAGGACGAGTGGCGCCGGCAGAAGGAGCACTGGCGGGAGCAGAAGCAGGCGTGGAAGGAGGAGTGGCGGCAGAACTGGGACGACGCCTGGAAGACGGCGACCGGGACCCGCGACGACGTCGCCCGCCTCAAGCTGGAGCGCCTGCTGCGCCGGTTCGTCGAGGACGTCCGCGAGTCCGCGAAGGAGGCCCGGCTGGACGACGACGGTCTCGCCGCCGCGCAGGCCCTCCTCGACGAGGCCCGCGAGCGGCTGCGCGACGAGGTCTTCCGCCGGGAGCCGTGACCGGGCGCCCCGGTCACGGTCTCCCGCACGGCGTCACGGGGTAAAGACGATCTTGCCGAAGAGGTCGCCCTCCGCCATGGCGGCGAAGCCCTCCTCCGCCCGGCTCAGCGGCAGGATCCGGTCGATCTGCGGCCGCACGCCGGTCTTGACCAGGAAGCGCGCGAGCCGCTCCAGCTGGTCGCGGGTCCCCATGGTGGAGCCGACGATCTGGAGCTGGAGGAAGAACACGCGGTTCAGCTCGGCGGGCGGCACCTGGCCGCTCGTCGCGCCCGACACCACGACGCGCCCGCCGGGGCGCAGCGACTTCAGCGAGTGCGACCAGGTCGCCTGGCCGACGGTCTCGATCACGGCGTCGACCCGCTCGGGCAGCCGCGCGCCCGTCTCGAAGGCGGCGTCGGCCCCGATCTCCTCGGCCCGCTTGCGCTTGGCCTCGCTGCGGCTGGTCGCGTAGACGCGGTAGCCGGCGGCGGCGGCCAGCGCGATCGCCGCGGTCGCGACGCCGCCGCCCGCGCCCTGCACCAGCACGGACCCGCCGGGCTGGAGCCCGGCCTTGCCGAACAGCATCCGGTAGGCGGTGAGCCACGCGGTCGGCAGGCAGGCCGCCTCCTCGAACGACAGCCCGGCGGGCTTGGGGACGAGGTTGCGGCGCGGC encodes:
- a CDS encoding zinc-binding dehydrogenase, giving the protein MFAVTATQIDADHPLNGLTLGERPEPEVPDGWTTVTVKAAALNHHDLWSLKGVGLPAERLPMILGGDAAGVDEDGNEVIVHSVIGDPDRGGGDETLDPKRSLLSEVHPGTLAEKVAVPRRNLVPKPAGLSFEEAACLPTAWLTAYRMLFGKAGLQPGGSVLVQGAGGGVATAAIALAAAAGYRVYATSRSEAKRKRAEEIGADAAFETGARLPERVDAVIETVGQATWSHSLKSLRPGGRVVVSGATSGQVPPAELNRVFFLQLQIVGSTMGTRDQLERLARFLVKTGVRPQIDRILPLSRAEEGFAAMAEGDLFGKIVFTP
- a CDS encoding PadR family transcriptional regulator is translated as MSPVFGHGRLRLYLLKLLEESPRHGYEVIRLLQDRFLGVYSPSPGTIYPRLARLEAEGLVTHEVVKGKKVYSLTDEGREELERRMDELAELEEEISASAQEFARGVQEDVRQTVRTLREELTQAARTMRDQGKATSKDAWKENTERQKDEWRRQKEHWREQKQAWKEEWRQNWDDAWKTATGTRDDVARLKLERLLRRFVEDVRESAKEARLDDDGLAAAQALLDEARERLRDEVFRREP
- a CDS encoding DUF4097 family beta strand repeat-containing protein; the encoded protein is MSRWTIDEPTTLDFDGVVALRVTLIAGSVSVLASDERPSVMVGGVEGPPLVVTHEAGMLTVTHEKLWEGVLGWLRNQKVRAAITVTVPRDCPVSLNLVSADAVVTGTTARTSIKSASGEVTLDGVAGAIDANTVSGAIEAQGLDGTVSFTSVSGDLTLAGATVERLAARTVSGRIAADVDLSGSGGVEVNTVSGEVALRVPASTGAQVTLNSAAGRIETSFPFDRQERAVSRSVSGKMGDGSGRVAVNTVSGTIALLGRDDDAPEITTPRMEK